The Castor canadensis chromosome 8, mCasCan1.hap1v2, whole genome shotgun sequence genome contains a region encoding:
- the Erbb3 gene encoding receptor tyrosine-protein kinase erbB-3 isoform X3 has protein sequence MGNLEIVLTGHNADLSFLQWIREVTGYVLVAMNEFSVLPLPNLRVVRGTQVYDGKFAIFVMLNYNTNSSHALRQLRFTQLTEILSGGVYIEKNDKLCHMDTIDWRDIVRDRDAEIVVKDNGRSCPPCHEACKGRCWGPGPDNCQTLTKTICAPQCNGHCFGPNPNQCCHDECAGGCSGPQDTDCFACRHFNDSGACVPRCPQPLVYNKLTFQLEPNPHTKYQYGGVCVASCPHNFVVDQTSCVRACPPDKMEVDKNGLKMCEPCGGLCPKACEGTGSGSRFQTVDSSNIDGFVNCTKILGNLDFLITGLNGDPWHKIPALDPEKLNVFRTVREITGYLNIQSWPPHMHNFSVFSNLTTIGGRSLYNRGFSLLIMKNLNVTSLGLRSLKEISAGRIYISANRQLCYHHSLNWTRLLRGPSEERLDIKHNRPRRDCVAEGKVCDLLCSSGGCWGPGPGQCLSCRNYSRGGVCVTHCNFLNGEPREFAHETECFSCHPECQPMEGTATCNGSGSDACTKCAHFRDGPHCVSSCPHGVLGAKGPIYKYPDVRNECRPCHENCTQGCKGPELQDCLGQTPALISKTHLAMALTVGLAVIFLILCGTLLYWRGRRIQNKRAMRRYLERGESIEPLDPSEKANKVLARIFKETELRKLKVLGSGVFGTVHKGVWIPEGESIKIPVCIKVIEDKSGRQSFQSVTDHMLAIGSLDHAHIVRLLGLCPGSSLQLVTQYLPLGSLLDYVRQHRGALGPQLLLNWGVQIAKGMYYLEEHGMVHRNLAARNVLLKSPSQVQVADFGVADLLPPDDKQLLHSEAKTPIKWMALESIHFGKYTHQSDVWSYGVTVWELMTFGAEPYAGLRLAEVPDLLEKGERLAQPQICTIDVYMVMVKCWMIDENIRPTFKELANEFTRMARDPPRYLVIKRESGPGIPPGAEPPALTNKELEEVELEPELDLDLDLEAEEDSLVTTLGSDLSLPVGTLNRPRGSQTLLSPSSGYMPMNQSNIGEACPESTVYGGSERYPRPVSLHPMPRGRLASESSEGHVTGSEAEFQDKASMCRSRSRSRSPRPRGDSAYHSQRHSLLTPVTPLSPPGLEEEDVNGYVMPDTHLKGTSSSREGTLSSVGLSSVLGTEEEDEDEEYEYMNRRRHSPPRHPRPGSLEELGYEYMDVGSDLSASLGSTQSCPLHPVPIMPTAGTTPDEDYEYMNRRRGGGGPGGDYAAMGACPAAEQGYEEMKAFQGPEQHAPHIRYARLKTLRSLEATDSAFDNPDYWHSRLFPKANAQRT, from the exons ATGGGCAACCTTGAGATTGTACTCACAGGACACAATGCAGACCTCTCCTTCCTGCAG TGGATCCGAGAAGTGACGGGCTATGTCCTTGTGGCCATGAATGAATTCTCTGTACTACCACTACCCAACCTCCGAGTGGTTCGGGGGACCCAGGTCTATGATGGGAAGTTTGCCATCTTTGTCATGTTGAACTACAATACCAATTCCAGCCACGCTCTGCGCCAGCTCCGCTTTACTCAACTCACTG AAATTCTGTCAGGGGGTGTTTACATTGAGAAGAATGATAAACTTTGTCACATGGATACTATTGACTGGAGGGACATCGTGAGGGACCGAGATGCTGAAATAGTGGTGAAGGACAATGGCAGAAGCT GTCCCCCCTGTCATGAGGCCTGCAAGGGGCGATGCTGGGGTCCTGGACCAGACAACTGCCAGACAT TGACAAAGACCATCTGTGCTCCTCAATGTAATGGTCATTGCTTCGGGCCCAACCCCAACCAGTGCTGCCATGATGAGTGTGCAGGGGGGTGCTCTGGCCCCCAGGACACAGATTGCTTT GCCTGCCGACACTTCAATGACAGTGGAGCCTGTGTGCCCCGGTGCCCACAGCCCCTTGTGTACAACAAGCTAACTTTCCAGCTGGAACCCAATCCCCACACTAAGTATCAGTATGGAGGAGTTTGTGTAGCCAGCTGTCCCC ATAACTTCGTGGTGGATCAGACCTCTTGTGTCAGGGCCTGTCCTCCTGACAAGATGGAAGTAGATAAAAATGGGCTCAAGATGTGTGAACCTTGTGGAGGGCTGTGCCCTAAAG CCTGTGAAGGGACAGGCTCTGGGAGTCGCTTCCAGACTGTGGACTCGAGCAACATCGATGGGTTTGTGAACTGCACCAAGATCCTGGGCAACCTGGACTTTCTTATCACCGGCCTCAATGG AGACCCCTGGCATAAGATCCCTGCCCTGGACCCAGAGAAGCTCAATGTTTTCCGGACAGTACGCGAGATCACAG GTTATCTGAACATCCAGTCCTGGCCTCCTCACATGCACAACTTCAGTGTTTTTTCCAATCTGACAACCATTGGGGGCAGAAGTCTCTACAA CCGGGGCTTCTCCTTGTTGATCATGAAGAACTTGAATGTCACATCTCTGGGTCTCCGAtccttgaaggaaattagtgCTGGGCGTATTTACATAAGTGCCAATCGGCAGCTCTGCTACCACCACTCTCTGAACTGGACCAGGCTGCTTCGGGGGCCTTCTGAAGAGAGATTAGACATCAAACACAACAGGCCTCGCAGAGACTGTG tgGCAGAGGGCAAAGTATGTGATCTGCTGTGTTCCTCTGGAGGATGCTGGGGCCCAGGCCCTGGTCAGTGCTTATCCTGTCGAAACTACAGCCGAGGGGGTGTCTGTGTGACCCACTGCAACTTTCTGAATGG GGAACCTCGTGAGTTTGCCCATGAGACCGAATGCTTCTCCTGCCACCCAGAATGCCAGCCCATGGAAGGCACTGCCACATGCAATGGCTCG GGGTCTGATGCTTGTACTAAGTGTGCTCATTTTCGAGATGGGCCCCACTGTGTGAGCAGCTGCCCCCATGGAGTCCTAGGTGCCAAGGGTCCTATCTACAAGTACCCAGATGTTCGGAATGAATGTCGGCCCTGCCATGAGAACTGTACCCAGGG GTGTAAGGGACCAGAACTACAAGACTGTTTAGGCCAAACACCAGCGCTGATAAG CAAAACCCATCTGGCAATGGCTTTGACAGTAGGATTGGCTGTGATTTTTCTGATCCTGTGTGGCACTCTTCTCTATTGGCGTGGGCGCCGGATTCAGAACAAAAGGGCTATGAGGCGGTACTTGGAACGGGGTGAG AGCATAGAGCCTCTGGACCCCAGTGAGAAGGCTAACAAAGTTTTGGCCAGAATCTTCAAAGAGACAGAGCTGAGGAAGCTTAAAGTGCTTGGTTCAGGTGTCTTTGGAACTGTGCACAAG GGGGTATGGATCCCTGAGGGTGAATCCATCAAGATTCCAGTCTGTATTAAAGTCATTGAGGATAAGAGTGGACGGCAGAGTTTTCAATCTGTGACAGAT CACATGCTGGCCATTGGCAGCCTAGATCATGCCCACATTGTACGTCTGCTGGGGCTATGCCCGGGGTCATCTCTGCAACTTGTTACTCAATACTTGCCTTTGGGTTCTCTGCTGGATTATGTGAGGCAACACCGGGGAGCACTGGGACCACAGCTACTGCTCAACTGGGGAGTACAAATTGCCAAG GGTATGTACTATCTTGAGGAGCATGGTATGGTGCACAGGAACCTGGCTGCCCGGAATGTGCTACTCAAGTCACCCAGTCAGGTTCAGGTGGCAGATTTTGGTGTGGCTGATCTGCTACCACCTGATGATAAGCAGTTATTACACAGCGAGGCCAAG ACTCCAATTAAGTGGATGGCCCTTGAGAGTATTCACTTTGGGAAATACACACACCAGAGTGACGTCTGGAGCTATG GTGTGACAGTTTGGGAGTTGATGACCTTTGGGGCAGAGCCCTATGCAGGGCTTCGATTGGCTGAAGTGCCAGACCTGCTAGAGAAGGGGGAGCGGTTAGCACAGCCCCAAATCTGCACTATTGATGTCTACATGGTCATGGTCAAGT GTTGGATGATTGATGAGAATATTCGCCCAACCTTTAAAGAGCTAGCCAATGAGTTCACCAGGATGGCCCGAGACCCACCACGGTATCTGGTCATAAAG AGAGAGAGTGGGCCTGGAATACCCCCTGGAGCAGAGCCCCCTGCTCTGACAAACAAGGAACTGGAGGAAGTAGAGCTGGAGCCAGAACTGGACCTAGACCTAGACTTGGAGGCAGAGGAGGACAGCCTGGTGACCACCCTAGGTTCTGACCTCAGCCTACCAGTTGGAACACTTAATCGCCCACGTGGG AGCCAGACCCTTTTAAGTCCGTCATCTGGATACATGCCCATGAACCAAAGTAATATTGGAGAGGCCTGTCCG GAGTCTACAGTTTATGGGGGCAGTGAACGGTACCCCCGTCCGGTCTCTCTGCACCCAATGCCACGGGGACGCTTGGCATCGGAGTCCTCAGAGGGCCATGTGACAGGCTCTGAGGCTGAATTCCAGGATAAAGCATCAATGTGTAGAAGTCGAAGCCGGAGCCGGAGTCCACGGCCACGTGGAGATAGTGCCTACCATTCCCAGCGCCACAGCCTGCTCACTCCTGTCACCCCTCTCTCCCCACCAGGATTAGAGGAAGAGGATGTCAATGGTTATGTCATGCCAGATACACACCTCAAAG GTACTTCCTCCTCCCGGGAAGGCACACTTTCTTCAGTGGGTCTCAGTTCTGTCCTGGGTACTGAGGAAGAAGACGAAGATGAGGAGTATGAGTACATGAATCGGAGAAGGCACAGTCCACCTCGTCACCCTAGACCTGGTTCTCTTGAGGAGCTAGGCTATGAGTACATGGATGTGGGATCAGACCTTAGTGCTTCTCTAGGTAGCACACAGAGTTGTCCACTCCATCCTGTGCCCATCATGCCCACTGCTGGCACAACTCCAGATGAGGACTATGAATACATGAATCGGCGGCGTGGTGGAGGTGGTCCAGGTGGGGATTATGCAGCCATGGGGGCCTGCCCAGCAGCTGAACAAGGGTATGAAGAAATGAAGGCTTTTCAGGGGCCTGAACAACATGCGCCTCATATCCGTTATGCCCGTCTCAAAACTCTACGTAGCTTAGAAGCCACTGACTCTGCATTTGACAACCCTGATTACTGGCATAGCAGGCTTTTCCCTAAGGCTAATGCCCAGAGAACATAA